A stretch of the Aegilops tauschii subsp. strangulata cultivar AL8/78 chromosome 4, Aet v6.0, whole genome shotgun sequence genome encodes the following:
- the LOC109779688 gene encoding WAT1-related protein At1g68170-like: MRIVGVGSVLEAARPVAAMVVVEFVFSAMQIFIKLALDDGMDVRVLVAYRPMFGAAFLCPVAFLVERKKRPPLTVKVVTGLFLCGLFGVTMNQNLLVLAIKLTNSTTIVTALSNLTPQATFIVAILTRMETLKLRKPSGHAKLAGTLVGLGGAMLLTFYKGPEMRFLHRLAHTGLSHASGDRQLRPQPAAGSRILGSFLAIAGCFSYAIWLTIQAKVVQVYPCHYSIAALVCVFGAVQSTLLTLCIHRDADHWRLGLNIRLYASAFAGIVASGSAFPLMSWCLQKKGPLYVAMFGPLIIVFVAVMSSVVLNETLHIGIVLGAVLIVAGLYMVLWGKAKEEDEQEADAPKLVGQDDVLGKESIP, encoded by the exons ATGAGGATCGTTGGAGTTGGCAGCGTGTTGGAGGCCGCTCGGCCGGTGGcggcgatggtggtggtggagttcGTCTTCTCGGCTATGCAGATCTTCATCAAGCTCGCGCTCGACGACGGCATGGACGTCCGTGTCCTCGTCGCCTACAGGCCCATGTTCGGCGCCGCgttcctctgccccgtcgccttCCTCGTCGAGAG GAAGAAACGGCCACCACTAACCGTCAAGGTTGTGACAGGGTTATTCTTGTGTGGACTGTTCGG AGTCACCATGAACCAGAACCTGTTGGTGCTTGCCATCAAGCTGACGAATTCGACGACCATCGTCACAGCTCTCAGCAACCTCACCCCTCAAGCTACCTTCATCGTCGCAATCCTGACCAG GATGGAGACTTTGAAGCTCAGAAAGCCCAGCGGTCATGCGAAACTGGCGGGGACCCTGGTCGGGCTGGGCGGCGCGATGCTGCTGACGTTCTACAAGGGCCCGGAGATGAGGTTCCTCCACCGTCTGGCGCACACCGGGCTCAGCCACGCCAGCGGCGATCGCCAGCTCCgcccgcagccggccgcgggttCTCGGATTCTCGGCTCGTTTCTCGCCATCGCCGGCTGCTTCAGCTATGCGATCTGGCTCACCATCCAGGCCAAGGTCGTCCAGGTCTACCCGTGCCACTACTCGATCGCCGCTCTGGTGTGCGTCTTCGGCGCGGTCCAGTCGACGCTGCTCACGCTCTGCATCCACAGGGACGCCGACCACTGGAGGCTCGGGCTCAACATCAGGCTCTACGCGTCGGCTTTCGCG GGTATCGTGGCGTCCGGGTCCGCCTTCCCGCTCATGTCGTGGTGCCTGCAGAAGAAAGGGCCCCTCTACGTTGCCATGTTCGGACCTCTCATCATCGTCTTCGTCGCCGTCATGAGCTCCGTCGTCCTTAACGAGACCCTGCACATCGGAAT CGTACTTGGTGCTGTGCTGATCGTGGCGGGGCTGTACATGGTGCTATGGGGCAAGGCCAAAGAGGAAGATGAACAAGAAGCCGATGCGCCAAAACTTGTTGGTCAAGACGACGTGCTGGGCAAGGAGTCCATTCCATAG